One Obesumbacterium proteus DNA window includes the following coding sequences:
- the wecB gene encoding non-hydrolyzing UDP-N-acetylglucosamine 2-epimerase translates to MKVLTVFGTRPEAIKMAPLVHALAKDSAFEARVCVTAQHREMLDQVLHLFNIVPDYDLNIMKPGQGLSEITCRILEGLKPVLEEFKPDIVLVHGDTTTTMAASLAAFYQRIPVGHVEAGLRTGNLYSPWPEEANRTLTGHMAMFHFAPTETSKQNLIREAISDKNIFVTGNTVIDALIWVRDRVFSNDELRESLDQRYPFLDKNKKMILVTGHRRESFGGGFERICSALAEIARMHPDVQVVYPVHLNPNVSEPVNRILRGIDNVILIDPQDYLPFVYLMNHAYMILTDSGGIQEEAPSLGKPVLVMRDTTERPEAVDAGTVRLVGTDTQDILEQVSRLLTNEEEYHAMSRAHNPYGDGHACQRILEALKNHQVTL, encoded by the coding sequence GTGAAAGTATTGACTGTATTTGGAACTCGTCCTGAAGCCATTAAAATGGCACCACTGGTTCATGCTTTGGCCAAGGACAGTGCCTTTGAAGCGAGAGTTTGCGTAACCGCTCAGCATCGCGAGATGCTGGATCAAGTATTACATCTATTTAATATCGTACCTGACTATGACCTTAATATTATGAAACCGGGTCAGGGGCTAAGTGAAATAACCTGTCGTATTCTTGAGGGGTTGAAGCCGGTATTAGAAGAGTTTAAACCTGACATCGTATTGGTTCACGGTGATACCACCACCACCATGGCCGCAAGCCTTGCCGCTTTTTACCAGCGTATTCCCGTTGGCCATGTTGAAGCAGGTCTGCGCACGGGCAATCTGTATTCTCCGTGGCCGGAAGAGGCAAACCGTACTCTGACAGGTCATATGGCCATGTTCCACTTTGCGCCAACGGAAACCTCCAAACAGAACCTGATTAGAGAAGCGATCTCTGACAAAAATATCTTTGTGACGGGGAATACCGTTATAGATGCATTGATTTGGGTACGTGATCGTGTATTTAGCAATGATGAGCTGAGAGAAAGCCTCGATCAACGTTATCCTTTCTTGGATAAAAACAAGAAGATGATTCTTGTTACCGGGCATCGTCGAGAAAGCTTTGGTGGCGGATTTGAACGTATTTGCAGTGCATTAGCTGAGATCGCTCGCATGCATCCCGATGTGCAAGTCGTTTATCCCGTGCACTTAAACCCGAACGTGAGCGAGCCGGTTAACCGCATTTTACGTGGGATTGATAACGTGATTCTTATCGATCCCCAAGACTATTTGCCTTTCGTCTATCTCATGAACCACGCCTATATGATCCTGACAGACTCTGGTGGTATTCAGGAAGAGGCTCCATCGCTGGGTAAACCGGTGTTGGTAATGCGAGATACGACCGAACGTCCAGAAGCGGTGGATGCAGGAACAGTGCGCCTCGTAGGGACGGATACTCAGGATATATTAGAACAAGTCAGTCGGCTTCTCACGAATGAAGAGGAATATCATGCGATGAGCCGTGCACATAACCCGTATGGCGATGGACATGCCTGTCAGCGCATCCTTGAAGCCCTAAAAAATCATCAGGTGACGTTATGA
- the wzzE gene encoding ECA polysaccharide chain length modulation protein encodes MDIETMSNQNEMLVENELDIRGLCRTLWQGKTWIIGMAAAFAIVAILVSFLMKQEWSATAITDRPTVNMLGGYYSQQQFLRNLDQRIGANATQETTIADEAYNEFIMQLAAYDTRRDFWLQTKYYQERKEGDAKADAALLDEMINNIIFLPRDDAKKTNDSVKLIAETAADANQLLRQYVAFASQQAATHLNEEIQGAWAARTISLKAQVKRQEEVASAIYQREVKGLEQGLKIAQQQGISSSRTDTPAEQLPAADLFMLGRPMLQARLEALQASGPSYDLDYDQNRAMLNTLNVGPTLDSKFQTYRYLRTPEEPVKRDSPRRGFMLVMWGAIGALVGAGVALARRTRP; translated from the coding sequence ATGGATATTGAGACAATGTCGAATCAGAACGAAATGCTCGTTGAAAACGAGTTAGATATTCGCGGGTTATGCCGCACCCTGTGGCAAGGCAAAACGTGGATTATTGGTATGGCCGCTGCCTTTGCTATCGTAGCAATACTGGTTTCGTTCCTGATGAAGCAAGAGTGGAGCGCGACCGCAATTACCGATAGACCAACGGTAAACATGCTGGGTGGCTACTACTCGCAGCAGCAGTTTTTGCGTAATCTTGATCAGCGAATTGGTGCTAATGCTACGCAAGAGACGACAATTGCAGATGAGGCCTACAATGAATTCATCATGCAGCTTGCAGCATACGATACACGTCGTGATTTCTGGCTACAGACTAAGTATTACCAAGAGCGTAAAGAGGGTGACGCTAAAGCTGATGCCGCGCTATTGGATGAAATGATCAATAACATCATTTTCCTGCCTCGTGATGACGCGAAGAAAACGAATGACAGCGTTAAGTTGATTGCTGAAACGGCGGCTGATGCGAATCAACTGTTGCGTCAGTACGTTGCTTTTGCCAGCCAACAAGCGGCTACTCACTTGAATGAAGAGATTCAAGGGGCGTGGGCTGCTCGTACTATTTCACTCAAAGCTCAGGTTAAACGTCAGGAAGAAGTGGCTTCTGCCATTTACCAACGCGAAGTGAAAGGGCTAGAGCAAGGCTTGAAAATTGCCCAACAGCAAGGGATCAGCAGTTCACGCACCGATACCCCCGCAGAGCAGCTTCCTGCAGCTGACTTGTTCATGCTGGGTCGTCCAATGTTGCAGGCGCGGTTAGAAGCATTACAGGCCTCAGGGCCAAGCTACGATCTCGACTATGATCAAAATCGTGCCATGCTAAACACTCTGAATGTCGGACCGACACTGGATAGCAAATTCCAAACCTATCGCTATCTGCGTACTCCAGAAGAACCGGTTAAGCGCGATAGTCCTCGCCGTGGATTTATGTTGGTGATGTGGGGAGCGATTGGTGCTTTAGTGGGTGCTGGTGTTGCCTTAGCAAGGCGAACCCGTCCGTAA
- the wecA gene encoding UDP-N-acetylglucosamine--undecaprenyl-phosphate N-acetylglucosaminephosphotransferase yields MNLLDMSMSLFLIFLFSFAFLFFARKVAKKVGLVDKPNYRKRHQGLIPLVGGISVYAGICFTFLFFQPYIPHAKLYLICAGILVFVGALDDRFDISVKFRATVQALIAVAMMVYGGLYLMTLGHVLGPWELNLGPFGYVVTLFAVWAAINAFNMVDGIDGLLGGLSCVTFGAMGILLYQDHQGDLALWCFAIIAAILPYIVLNLGILGRRYKVFMGDAGSTLIGFTVIWILLQSTQGKSHPMNPVTALWMIAIPLMDMIAIMYRRLRKGMSPFSPDRQHIHHLIMRAGFTSRQAFVLITVAAALLAAIGVWGERLPFMPEWGMLALFLLAFFMYGYCIKRAWRVARYIKRMKRRLRNAAQRKKA; encoded by the coding sequence GTGAATTTACTCGATATGAGTATGAGCCTTTTTCTTATTTTCCTATTCTCATTTGCGTTCTTGTTTTTTGCTCGAAAAGTCGCAAAAAAAGTAGGATTAGTTGATAAGCCTAACTATCGCAAACGCCATCAGGGGTTAATTCCTTTGGTTGGTGGTATTTCTGTTTATGCGGGCATCTGTTTTACTTTCCTCTTTTTCCAGCCTTACATACCTCACGCTAAGCTCTATCTCATTTGCGCAGGTATTTTGGTGTTTGTTGGGGCTTTGGATGACCGCTTCGATATCAGCGTGAAATTCAGAGCCACGGTTCAAGCGCTGATTGCTGTGGCTATGATGGTGTATGGCGGGCTGTATCTGATGACGCTTGGCCATGTGCTGGGCCCTTGGGAGTTAAACCTCGGGCCGTTTGGCTATGTCGTGACGCTGTTTGCTGTGTGGGCTGCGATCAACGCATTCAACATGGTTGATGGGATTGACGGTTTGCTGGGCGGTTTATCCTGCGTGACCTTTGGCGCGATGGGGATTTTGCTTTATCAGGATCATCAAGGCGATTTGGCTCTGTGGTGCTTTGCTATTATTGCGGCGATTCTGCCTTATATCGTGTTAAACCTCGGTATCTTAGGGCGTCGGTATAAAGTTTTCATGGGTGATGCAGGCAGTACCTTGATTGGCTTCACGGTGATTTGGATCCTGCTGCAAAGCACCCAAGGCAAATCGCATCCGATGAACCCAGTGACCGCACTGTGGATGATTGCAATCCCTTTGATGGACATGATTGCCATCATGTATCGCCGTCTTCGCAAGGGCATGAGCCCCTTCTCTCCAGACCGCCAGCACATCCATCACTTAATTATGCGTGCTGGTTTTACCTCTCGTCAGGCTTTCGTTCTTATTACCGTTGCTGCTGCACTTTTAGCGGCTATCGGCGTCTGGGGAGAAAGGCTACCGTTTATGCCTGAATGGGGAATGTTGGCATTATTCTTGCTTGCATTTTTCATGTACGGGTACTGTATTAAACGCGCATGGCGTGTTGCTCGTTATATAAAGCGTATGAAGCGACGACTCCGTAACGCGGCACAGCGCAAAAAAGCTTAA
- the rho gene encoding transcription termination factor Rho, whose protein sequence is MNLTELKNTPVSELITLGENMGLENLARMRKQDIIFAILKQHAKSGEDIFGDGVLEILQDGFGFLRSGDSSYLAGPDDIYVSPSQIRRFNLRTGDTISGKIRPPKEGERYFALLKVNEVNYDKPENARSKILFENLTPLHANSRLRMERGNGSTEDLTARVLDLASPIGRGQRGLIVAPPKAGKTMLLQNIAQSIAYNHPDCTLMVLLIDERPEEVTEMQRLVKGEVIASTFDEPASRHVQVAEMVIEKAKRLVEHKKDVIILLDSITRLARAYNTVVPASGKVLTGGVDANALHRPKRFFGAARNVEEGGSLTIIATALVDTGSKMDEVIYEEFKGTGNMELHLSRKIAEKRVFPAIDYNRSGTRKEELLTTSEELQKMWILRKIIHPMGEIDAMEFLINKLAMTKTNDDFFDMMKRS, encoded by the coding sequence ATGAATCTTACCGAATTAAAGAACACGCCGGTTTCAGAGCTAATTACTCTTGGCGAAAACATGGGCCTAGAGAATCTGGCCCGTATGCGTAAACAGGACATCATTTTTGCAATCCTGAAACAACATGCAAAAAGCGGCGAAGACATCTTCGGTGACGGGGTGCTAGAAATATTGCAGGACGGATTTGGTTTCCTCCGTTCTGGTGATAGTTCCTACCTTGCTGGTCCTGATGATATCTACGTTTCTCCAAGTCAAATTCGTCGCTTCAACCTTCGCACTGGCGATACTATTTCCGGTAAAATCCGCCCACCGAAAGAAGGTGAACGCTATTTTGCCCTGTTGAAAGTTAACGAAGTTAACTACGACAAACCTGAAAATGCCCGCAGTAAAATCCTGTTCGAAAACCTTACACCTCTACATGCAAACTCTCGTCTTCGTATGGAACGCGGCAACGGTTCTACCGAGGATTTGACTGCTCGCGTGCTGGATCTGGCATCGCCTATTGGGCGTGGTCAGCGTGGTCTTATCGTAGCGCCGCCGAAAGCGGGTAAAACTATGCTGCTGCAAAACATCGCACAAAGCATCGCTTACAACCATCCAGATTGTACGTTGATGGTTCTGCTGATTGATGAGCGCCCAGAAGAAGTAACCGAGATGCAGCGTTTGGTTAAAGGTGAAGTTATTGCTTCGACCTTCGACGAACCAGCTTCTCGCCACGTTCAGGTTGCTGAGATGGTTATCGAGAAGGCGAAACGTCTGGTTGAGCATAAAAAAGACGTTATCATCCTGCTTGACTCCATTACTCGTCTGGCTCGTGCTTATAACACCGTGGTTCCAGCGTCAGGTAAAGTACTGACCGGTGGTGTGGATGCGAACGCCTTGCACCGTCCAAAACGCTTCTTCGGCGCTGCGCGTAACGTGGAAGAGGGCGGTAGCCTGACCATTATCGCCACCGCGTTGGTTGATACCGGTTCTAAAATGGATGAAGTTATCTATGAAGAATTTAAAGGTACCGGCAACATGGAACTGCATCTTTCTCGCAAAATTGCAGAAAAACGTGTCTTCCCAGCGATCGACTACAACCGCTCTGGTACCCGTAAAGAAGAGCTTCTGACTACGTCAGAAGAGCTACAGAAAATGTGGATCCTCCGTAAGATTATTCACCCAATGGGCGAAATCGATGCGATGGAGTTCCTGATCAATAAGCTTGCGATGACGAAAACGAACGACGATTTCTTCGATATGATGAAGCGTTCTTAA
- the trxA gene encoding thioredoxin TrxA: protein MSDKIVHLSDNSFDTDVLKAEGPILVDFWAEWCGPCKMIAPILDEIATEYEGKLTIAKLNIDENPATAPKFGIRGIPTLLLFKNGAVAATKVGALSKTQLKEFLDANL, encoded by the coding sequence ATGAGCGATAAAATTGTTCACCTGAGTGACAATAGCTTTGATACCGATGTATTGAAAGCTGAAGGCCCGATTCTGGTTGATTTCTGGGCAGAATGGTGCGGTCCATGCAAGATGATTGCTCCGATTTTGGATGAAATCGCGACTGAATACGAAGGCAAGTTGACCATTGCTAAACTGAATATCGATGAAAACCCGGCTACGGCGCCGAAGTTTGGCATCCGCGGTATTCCAACCCTGTTGCTGTTTAAAAACGGCGCAGTGGCTGCGACTAAGGTCGGCGCTTTGTCTAAGACTCAATTGAAAGAGTTCTTGGACGCGAATCTGTAA
- the rhlB gene encoding ATP-dependent RNA helicase RhlB: MSKTHLTEQKFADFALHPTVVKALESKGFHNCTPIQALALPLTVNGRDVAGQAQTGTGKTLAFLASTFHYLLTHPAAENRKTNQPRALIMAPTRELAVQIHSDAEALAHETGLKLGLAYGGDGYDKQLKVLESGVDILIGTTGRLIDYAKQGHIDLACIQVVVLDEADRMFDLGFIKDIRWLFRRMPATNQRLNMMFSATLSYRVRELAFEHMNNAEYIEVEPEQKTGHRIKEELFYPSNEEKMRLLQTLIEEEWPDRCIIFANTKHRCEDIWGHLAADGHRVGLLTGDVAQKKRLRILDDFTKGNLDILVATDVAARGLHIPLVTHVFNYDLPDDCEDYVHRIGRTGRAGESGYSITLACEEYVLNLPAIETYIEHSIPVSKYNSDALLTDLPAPKRLTRPRSNSGQRRSSGPRRNNGSMRQSRKRSS; the protein is encoded by the coding sequence ATGAGCAAAACACACTTAACTGAACAGAAGTTCGCCGACTTCGCCCTGCACCCTACGGTGGTCAAAGCCCTTGAATCTAAAGGCTTTCATAACTGCACGCCTATTCAGGCACTCGCATTACCCCTGACAGTGAACGGGCGTGATGTTGCAGGTCAGGCGCAAACAGGCACCGGTAAGACGCTGGCATTTTTAGCGTCAACTTTCCATTATTTACTTACTCACCCTGCCGCAGAGAACCGTAAAACCAATCAGCCAAGAGCGCTGATTATGGCTCCGACACGTGAGTTAGCCGTTCAAATCCACTCCGATGCTGAAGCTTTAGCGCATGAAACTGGCCTGAAATTAGGCTTGGCCTACGGCGGTGACGGTTATGACAAACAGCTTAAAGTTCTCGAAAGCGGCGTTGATATCCTGATCGGCACCACCGGTCGCCTTATCGATTATGCAAAACAGGGCCATATCGACCTAGCCTGTATTCAGGTAGTGGTGCTTGATGAAGCCGACCGCATGTTCGATCTTGGCTTTATCAAAGACATCCGCTGGCTATTCCGTCGCATGCCTGCGACCAATCAACGCCTCAATATGATGTTCTCTGCCACGCTGTCATACCGCGTGCGTGAACTGGCTTTCGAGCACATGAACAACGCCGAATATATTGAAGTCGAGCCAGAACAAAAAACGGGTCACCGTATTAAAGAAGAGCTGTTCTATCCTTCTAATGAAGAAAAAATGCGTTTGCTGCAAACGTTAATAGAAGAAGAGTGGCCAGATCGCTGCATTATTTTCGCCAATACCAAGCACCGCTGTGAAGATATCTGGGGCCACTTAGCCGCAGACGGACATCGCGTTGGTTTGCTGACCGGTGATGTAGCGCAGAAAAAACGCCTGCGTATTCTGGACGATTTCACCAAAGGCAATCTCGATATTCTGGTTGCGACTGACGTTGCGGCACGTGGATTACATATTCCACTGGTGACACACGTCTTTAACTACGACTTGCCTGATGACTGCGAAGACTACGTTCACCGCATTGGCCGTACAGGCCGCGCTGGCGAAAGCGGTTATTCCATCACGCTAGCGTGTGAAGAATACGTATTAAATTTACCGGCAATTGAAACTTATATTGAGCATTCAATTCCAGTAAGTAAGTACAACAGTGACGCATTGCTGACTGATTTACCTGCACCGAAGCGCTTAACTCGCCCTCGGAGTAACAGCGGCCAACGCCGTAGCTCAGGCCCGCGCCGTAATAACGGTTCGATGCGTCAAAGCCGTAAACGTTCGAGTTAA
- the ppx gene encoding exopolyphosphatase, with amino-acid sequence MRSSASLYAAIDLGSNSFHMLVVREVAGSIQVLARIKRKVRLAAGLDSENMLSDEAMQRGWQCLRLFSERLQDIPREQIRVVATATLRIAKNAQQFIAQAEEILGRPVQVISGEEEARLIYQGVAHTTGGSAQRLVVDIGGGSTELAAGKGATADVLHSLPMGCVTWLERYFSDRNLSQENFDRAGSAAREMILPIADSLKQHGWQICVGASGTVQALQEIMVAQGMDERITLKKLLQMRQRAIQCGKLEELEIDGLTLERALVFPSGLSILIAIFETLGIESMTLSGGALREGLVYGMLDLPVEQDIRARTIRNIQRRYQLDIEQAERVSLLAESFVLQLSKTWPIDSRSAELLHWACLLHEVGLSVDFKQSTQHAAYLIRNLDLPGFTPAQKKLLAALLQNQTGTLDMQVLNQQNAVPQDIAHRLCRILRLAIIFASRRRDDTMPLLNLKAEGDTLHLVLPAGWLHAHPLRAENLHQESLWQSYVHWTLLVEEIE; translated from the coding sequence ATGCGCAGCTCCGCCTCATTGTATGCCGCTATTGATCTTGGTTCTAACAGCTTCCATATGCTGGTTGTGCGTGAGGTGGCGGGGAGTATTCAGGTACTCGCCCGAATTAAGCGCAAGGTACGTTTAGCTGCTGGTTTAGACAGCGAGAATATGCTCTCTGACGAAGCGATGCAGCGTGGTTGGCAATGCCTACGTTTGTTCTCTGAGCGTTTGCAGGATATTCCACGTGAACAAATCAGGGTGGTAGCCACTGCAACGTTGCGTATTGCAAAAAATGCGCAGCAGTTCATCGCCCAGGCAGAAGAAATCCTTGGTCGCCCAGTACAGGTGATCAGCGGGGAAGAAGAAGCTCGCCTAATTTATCAAGGCGTGGCGCATACCACCGGTGGTTCTGCACAACGTTTAGTTGTCGATATCGGCGGTGGCAGTACCGAACTAGCCGCAGGAAAAGGCGCAACGGCCGATGTTCTTCACAGTTTACCGATGGGCTGTGTGACATGGCTTGAGCGCTATTTTAGCGATCGTAATCTTTCACAAGAAAATTTCGATCGTGCGGGCTCTGCTGCACGTGAAATGATCTTACCAATAGCGGATAGCTTGAAACAGCACGGCTGGCAGATTTGTGTAGGTGCCTCAGGCACCGTTCAAGCGCTGCAAGAGATCATGGTTGCTCAGGGAATGGATGAGCGTATTACCCTGAAAAAGCTGCTGCAAATGCGTCAACGCGCTATTCAATGCGGAAAGCTCGAAGAGCTTGAAATCGATGGGCTGACTCTAGAACGCGCACTGGTTTTCCCGAGCGGGCTATCTATTTTGATCGCGATTTTTGAAACGCTGGGTATCGAAAGTATGACGTTATCCGGCGGCGCGCTCCGCGAGGGATTAGTGTATGGCATGCTGGATTTGCCGGTAGAGCAAGATATCCGAGCTCGCACCATCCGTAATATTCAACGACGCTACCAGCTTGATATTGAACAGGCAGAACGCGTTAGCCTATTAGCGGAAAGTTTTGTTCTGCAATTGTCTAAAACCTGGCCTATCGATAGCCGAAGCGCAGAATTACTACATTGGGCATGTCTACTGCATGAGGTTGGTTTAAGCGTTGATTTTAAACAGTCAACACAGCACGCCGCCTACCTGATCCGCAATCTCGATTTGCCGGGTTTCACGCCCGCACAAAAGAAACTTCTGGCTGCCCTGCTGCAAAACCAAACCGGCACGCTAGATATGCAGGTACTCAACCAGCAAAATGCTGTTCCCCAGGATATTGCCCACCGGCTATGCCGCATTCTACGTCTGGCGATCATCTTTGCCAGTCGTCGCCGCGACGACACAATGCCGCTTTTGAATCTCAAGGCCGAAGGCGACACATTGCACCTCGTCCTGCCTGCTGGTTGGTTACATGCTCATCCTTTGAGAGCCGAAAACCTGCATCAGGAAAGCCTGTGGCAAAGCTATGTGCATTGGACTTTGCTCGTGGAAGAGATTGAGTAA
- a CDS encoding MarR family winged helix-turn-helix transcriptional regulator: protein MRKDYGKLTDLLRENHTQWQQLLEPILNELGVTFVDRIILDQLAKSGSISKNELARLLGTMHQNLTRSIGRLEQQGLLVSQKSASDMRQVYLDITPKGENINNIINTKINECWNTIFSDVSNENIEQLTSMLDLIKNKLAEIG from the coding sequence GTGAGGAAAGACTACGGCAAATTGACTGATCTGCTGCGTGAGAACCATACGCAGTGGCAACAGCTGCTTGAACCGATCTTAAATGAGCTCGGCGTGACTTTTGTGGATCGCATTATTCTTGATCAGCTAGCAAAGAGTGGCAGTATTTCAAAAAATGAGCTGGCGAGGTTATTAGGAACAATGCACCAAAACCTCACTCGTTCTATTGGACGATTAGAACAGCAAGGACTGTTAGTGAGCCAAAAGTCAGCGTCTGATATGCGGCAAGTTTATCTTGATATTACGCCCAAGGGTGAAAACATAAACAACATCATTAATACCAAAATTAATGAGTGCTGGAATACAATTTTCAGCGATGTTTCCAACGAAAATATTGAGCAGCTAACCTCAATGTTGGATCTTATTAAAAATAAGCTCGCTGAGATTGGGTAA